In Mytilus edulis chromosome 7, xbMytEdul2.2, whole genome shotgun sequence, a single genomic region encodes these proteins:
- the LOC139483523 gene encoding uncharacterized protein, with the protein MMADTLATIPPMIIGGSIITTVSFILHIIGFSTTYWYTIGDLVHMGLWKSCFQSNGVEVCKYFTDAPVRDAQFTAAGVLEIFALVAFVAALVCSLYEMFVLKEKGIMFVVIGLLNFMAGGHALIGTIVFAAISSGGIMLDPSNFHYSFGLCIVGGIGGIFSGIVFILAWRWVRN; encoded by the exons ATGATGGCGGATACCTTAGCTACTATTCCACCGATGATTATTGGGGGAAGTATTATTACCACTGTATCATTCATTCTGCACATAATAGGATTTTCAACTACATATTGGTATACAATTGGAGATTTAGTTCATATGGGATTATGGAAATCATGTTTTCAATCCAATGGAGTAGaagtttgtaaatattttacaG ATGCACCAGTACGTGACGCTCAATTTACAGCTGCCGGAGTTCTGGAAATCTTTGCACTGGTAGCCTTTGTCGCAGCTTTGGTATGTTCTTTATATGAGATGTTTGTACTCAAGGAAAAGGGAATTATGTTTGTTGTTATAGGCTTACTCAACTTCATGGCAG GAGGACATGCCCTGATCGGAACAATAGTCTTCGCAGCAATTTCTTCTGGTGGCATTATGTTGGATCCGTCCAACTTTCACTATTCATTTGGGCTATGTATTGTAGGTGGAATTGGAGGAATTTTTTCAGGCATTGTTTTCATCCTAGCATGGCGGTGGGTGAGAAACTAA